A stretch of Coregonus clupeaformis isolate EN_2021a unplaced genomic scaffold, ASM2061545v1 scaf1576, whole genome shotgun sequence DNA encodes these proteins:
- the LOC123487261 gene encoding GATOR complex protein WDR59-like, whose protein sequence is MSDVQSVAMLCSVFRTQGCSQDYSSSSFSLYGQHHPPRSTFLPPHHSRYPSYTSSSVTSGSCSSTSDSVTTWSVGRDPEHVPPLGESSPDDYRYANQVYADPREREREQHDMNKRLLDPANTLQFDDFKKCYGEILHRWGLKEKRAEVLKFTSCPPEPHKGIEFGVYCYHCRSQARGTQCAVCKRFTFQCAICHVAGTRLL, encoded by the exons atgagtgatgtccagtctgtaGCCATGCTGTGTAGTGTGTTCAGGACCCAGGGCTGTTCTCAggactactcctcctcctccttctctctgtaTGGACAACACCACCCCCCGCGCTCCACCTTCTTACCCCCTCATCACTCACGATAC cccAGTTACACGTCCAGCTCTGTGACGTCAGGCTCCTGTTCCAGCACCTCAGACTCCGTCACCACCTGGAGCGTCG GTCGAGACCCGGAACACGTCCCTCCCTTGGGGGAATCCTCGCCTGACGACTATCGCTATGCCAACCAGGTTTACGCAGACCCCCgcgagcgagagagggaacaGCACGACATGAATAAAAG gcTGCTGGACCCGGCGAACACGCTGCAGTTCGATGACTTTAAGAAGTGTTACGGGGAGATCCTCCATCGCTGGGGTCTGAAGGAAAAGAGAGCAGAGGTCCTCAAGTTCACTTCCTGTCCTCCTGAACCTCACAAAGGCATCG aGTTTGGTGTGTACTGCTACCATTGTCGTAGCCAGGCGCGGGGGACTCAGTGTGCTGTGTGTAAGCGGTTCACCTTCCAGTGTGCCATCTGTCACGTGGCTGGCACGAGGCTCCTCTAA